The Myxococcota bacterium genome has a segment encoding these proteins:
- a CDS encoding dihydrolipoamide acetyltransferase family protein, whose protein sequence is MTTPTTTEIRLPELGSDLTEADLVAWLVKPGDRIEPGDLIAEIETDKSTIEFESPVAGVVRELRVAAPASGVKVGDVIALVEADAQAEPAREPARAPEPAPARAPQAEPAPSAEARAGDAVAGARRGATALARRIAEQRGVDLEAVDGTGAGGRITKADVEAAGRGSAPADAAAAAPHAGAAAREGAAAREGAAPRESAASSAAAAPSARRADSRADGAAVPLSRMRRTIAARLGEAKREIPHFYLEATCDPSALLATRRELNDGPDAPSLSVNDFCVAAAARALRDVPEANVAWRGDAIEHFESVDVAVAVALPDGLITPVVRGADALGLVDLSARLRALVARAREGKLEPREYQGGLNLSNLGMYGITAVWPIVNPPHACILGIGAVEDVPVVRDGAVVPGRRMTATLAADHRAVDGAVGARLLAAFRRYVEQPLDMML, encoded by the coding sequence ATGACGACGCCGACGACGACCGAGATCCGCCTGCCCGAGCTCGGCTCGGACCTCACGGAGGCCGACCTCGTCGCGTGGCTCGTGAAGCCCGGCGACCGCATCGAGCCCGGCGACCTGATCGCCGAGATCGAGACCGACAAGTCGACGATCGAGTTCGAGTCGCCGGTCGCGGGCGTCGTGCGCGAGCTGCGCGTCGCGGCGCCGGCGAGCGGCGTGAAGGTCGGCGACGTGATCGCACTCGTGGAGGCCGACGCGCAGGCGGAGCCCGCGCGCGAGCCGGCACGCGCCCCGGAGCCGGCTCCCGCGCGCGCGCCACAGGCGGAGCCCGCGCCGTCCGCGGAGGCACGCGCGGGCGATGCCGTCGCCGGCGCGCGGCGCGGCGCCACCGCCCTCGCGCGGCGCATCGCCGAGCAGCGCGGCGTCGACCTGGAGGCGGTCGACGGAACGGGCGCCGGCGGCCGCATCACGAAGGCGGACGTCGAAGCCGCCGGGCGCGGGAGCGCGCCGGCAGACGCGGCCGCGGCCGCGCCGCACGCCGGCGCGGCCGCTCGCGAAGGCGCGGCCGCTCGCGAAGGCGCGGCCCCACGCGAATCCGCGGCATCGAGCGCGGCCGCGGCGCCGTCCGCGCGCCGCGCGGACTCGCGCGCCGACGGCGCGGCGGTCCCGCTCTCGCGCATGCGCCGCACGATCGCCGCGCGGCTCGGCGAGGCGAAGCGCGAGATCCCGCACTTCTACCTCGAGGCGACGTGCGACCCGAGCGCGCTGCTCGCGACCCGGCGCGAGCTGAACGACGGGCCCGACGCGCCCTCGCTCTCGGTCAACGACTTCTGCGTCGCGGCGGCGGCGCGCGCGCTGCGCGACGTGCCCGAGGCGAACGTCGCGTGGCGCGGCGACGCGATCGAGCACTTCGAGTCGGTGGACGTCGCCGTCGCCGTCGCGCTCCCCGACGGCCTGATCACGCCGGTCGTGCGCGGCGCGGATGCGCTCGGCCTCGTCGATCTCTCCGCGCGGCTGCGCGCGCTCGTCGCCCGCGCGCGCGAGGGGAAGCTCGAGCCGCGCGAGTACCAGGGCGGCCTCAATCTCTCGAATCTCGGGATGTACGGCATCACGGCGGTGTGGCCCATCGTGAACCCGCCGCACGCGTGCATCCTCGGCATCGGCGCGGTCGAGGACGTGCCCGTCGTGCGCGACGGCGCCGTCGTGCCGGGGCGGCGCATGACGGCGACGCTCGCGGCCGACCACCGCGCGGTCGACGGGGCCGTCGGCGCGCGGCTGCTCGCCGCGTTCCGCCGCTACGTCGAGCAGCCGCTCGACATGATGCTCTAG
- a CDS encoding acyl-CoA dehydrogenase family protein yields MDPRTTPEQDAFRAEARAFLEEHCPQDLPPLDSPEGFPLHVEWEKKLFAHRWAVVDWPEEYGGRDCSLVEWLIFEEEYYRVGGPQRATQNGIFLLGPAILHFGTDEQKQRLLPKIASAEELWCQGWSEPGAGSDLAALTSRAERVDGGFKLYGAKTWSTRGTFSDKTFGLFRTDPGSSRHKGLTYFLVDLRAEGVSVRPINKLDGDEGFAEIFLDGAFVPDRDILGEVDKGWYVAMATTGPERGLTLRSPGRFMAQAARLVDLAKRGGDAVGPALRERVAARWMEAEAYRQYGMWTATRIGMGIDPGAESSVMKLHWSHLDIDIHETALDVLGTAGECMRGSDAGVDGGRWMKDYLFGLANPIWGGTSEIQRNIVAERLLGLPRK; encoded by the coding sequence GTGGACCCCCGCACGACCCCCGAGCAGGATGCGTTCCGCGCCGAGGCGCGCGCGTTCCTCGAAGAGCACTGCCCGCAGGATCTCCCGCCGCTCGACTCGCCGGAGGGCTTCCCGCTGCACGTCGAGTGGGAGAAGAAGCTCTTCGCGCATCGATGGGCGGTGGTCGACTGGCCGGAGGAGTACGGCGGTCGCGACTGCTCGCTCGTCGAGTGGCTGATCTTCGAGGAGGAGTACTACCGCGTCGGCGGCCCGCAGCGCGCGACGCAGAACGGGATCTTCCTGCTCGGCCCGGCCATCCTGCACTTCGGGACCGACGAGCAGAAGCAGCGCCTGCTGCCGAAGATCGCGAGCGCCGAGGAGCTGTGGTGCCAGGGCTGGTCGGAGCCGGGCGCCGGCAGCGACCTCGCCGCACTCACGTCGCGCGCCGAGCGCGTCGACGGCGGCTTCAAGCTCTACGGCGCGAAGACGTGGTCGACGCGCGGCACGTTCAGCGACAAGACGTTCGGTCTCTTCCGCACCGACCCGGGCTCGTCGCGCCACAAGGGTCTCACCTACTTCCTGGTCGACCTCCGCGCCGAGGGCGTGAGCGTGCGCCCGATCAACAAGCTCGACGGCGACGAGGGCTTCGCGGAGATCTTCCTCGACGGCGCGTTCGTTCCCGACCGCGACATCCTCGGCGAGGTCGACAAGGGCTGGTACGTCGCGATGGCGACGACGGGCCCCGAGCGCGGGCTCACGCTGCGCAGCCCGGGGCGCTTCATGGCGCAGGCCGCGCGTCTCGTCGACCTCGCGAAGCGCGGCGGCGACGCCGTCGGCCCCGCGCTGCGCGAGCGCGTCGCCGCGCGCTGGATGGAGGCCGAGGCCTATCGTCAGTACGGCATGTGGACGGCGACGCGCATCGGCATGGGCATCGACCCGGGCGCCGAGTCGAGCGTGATGAAGCTCCACTGGTCGCACCTCGACATCGACATCCACGAGACGGCGCTCGACGTGCTCGGCACGGCGGGCGAGTGCATGCGCGGCTCGGATGCGGGCGTCGACGGCGGCCGCTGGATGAAGGACTACCTGTTCGGTCTCGCGAACCCGATCTGGGGCGGCACGAGCGAGATCCAGCGCAACATCGTCGCCGAGCGTCTCCTCGGCCTGCCGAGGAAGTAG
- a CDS encoding acyl-CoA dehydrogenase has product MYFEFSEDQRLFQETVRDLLANECGHEALAAAWSTEAGSVAGLWEKLGELGVLGLTTPEAHGGLGLGLVDLVLLLEECGRVACPEPVTDTVAVAAPLLAELGGALADEWLPRIAAGAARVAVGLEGNPFVANAAAADLLLLQRGDELHAVAPKDAKLALQASVDGARRAYRVEWEPSAATRIAGGAAGRALAARAFDRGAVGSAAELLGLGRELVDLTVEYAKGRVQFDQPIGAFQAVKHHLANAHTKLEFARPPVYYSAWSLQEGADDAPLQASTAKALAGDAAHLCFRTALQCHGAIAYTYEYHAHMWMKRVLVLERQYGDAAWHRTRAAAALLG; this is encoded by the coding sequence GTGTACTTCGAGTTCAGCGAAGATCAGCGACTGTTCCAGGAGACCGTGCGCGACCTGCTCGCCAACGAGTGCGGCCACGAAGCGCTCGCCGCGGCGTGGAGCACCGAAGCGGGAAGCGTCGCGGGCCTGTGGGAGAAGCTCGGCGAGCTCGGCGTGCTCGGCCTCACGACGCCGGAGGCGCACGGCGGGCTCGGCCTCGGGCTCGTCGACCTCGTGCTGCTGCTCGAAGAGTGCGGGCGCGTCGCGTGCCCCGAGCCGGTGACCGACACGGTCGCCGTCGCCGCGCCGCTGCTCGCGGAGCTCGGCGGCGCCCTCGCCGACGAGTGGCTCCCGCGCATCGCGGCGGGCGCCGCGCGCGTCGCCGTCGGGCTCGAGGGCAACCCGTTCGTCGCCAACGCCGCCGCGGCCGACCTGCTCCTGCTGCAGCGCGGCGACGAGCTGCACGCCGTCGCGCCGAAGGACGCGAAGCTCGCGCTCCAGGCGAGCGTCGACGGCGCGCGCCGTGCCTACCGCGTCGAGTGGGAGCCCTCCGCCGCGACGCGCATCGCGGGCGGCGCCGCGGGGCGCGCGCTCGCGGCGCGCGCCTTCGACCGCGGCGCGGTCGGGAGCGCGGCCGAGCTGCTCGGCCTCGGCCGCGAGCTCGTCGACCTCACCGTCGAGTACGCGAAGGGTCGCGTGCAGTTCGACCAGCCGATCGGCGCCTTCCAGGCCGTGAAGCACCATCTCGCGAACGCGCACACGAAGCTCGAGTTCGCGCGTCCGCCCGTCTACTACTCGGCCTGGTCGCTGCAGGAGGGCGCGGACGACGCGCCGCTCCAGGCGTCGACCGCGAAGGCGCTCGCCGGCGACGCCGCGCACCTGTGCTTCCGCACGGCGCTGCAGTGCCACGGCGCGATCGCCTACACGTACGAGTACCACGCGCACATGTGGATGAAGCGGGTCCTCGTGCTCGAGCGGCAGTACGGCGACGCGGCGTGGCACCGCACGCGCGCGGCGGCCGCGCTGCTCGGCTGA